The genome window gatatccctgctcaACTGGATGGTAATGTCCAGCAAGgaacgaagttggttctcgtcgttggcataaaatttgatgtcagcaatgtacatcaaatggcttaatgtacatttcgacaatatgccatgcttgacttggaacacattgaagtaataaaaacttgttgtttctttttcgttggtgtggatatttattcttgcaaataccgatatttcttgttagcactgatgaagggaacaagtggttcccgaaatatcggtatttgcaagaataaatatccacaccaacgaaaaagaaacaacaagtttttattacttcaattaattaatcgctggaaacaccgcataatttcactcagattggaacacatatttgctttcatgcaaaagatgggatagtggattcaaagccaaacaaaactaaagagggcttagagagtcgcctggGATAATgccctcacaaacatcaggagagataccaatcaggcgtggcattttccaaggcgactctctaagcccactgtggttttgttttgcatgaaagcaaatatgggttccaatcaaacatcacaaagaacaccagttgtgaaaggccactttatccaggttgcattaatgtgttaagcaatttcataacccagttctccattggctgatagcattgacccgatgtatttaaatcgctcagttttgggcaggtcactgccgttgacagtggttgtgcctgtttcattgggatcagtcgtcaaaaattcagttctgtttagattcaatctgagaccgtgttgcatgaggcgatcattccatttttgggcaagttgctcaagatcatttatgctatcagatgctacgaaacatcatctgcattaagcagtgtgtagggtgctggaggttggatatcccgtgtgacggtgtccataacaagaacaaagatgagtggtgggagggcgcttctttgataaaCTACAACAacgacacgaagcggttttgatacacccgccatacttcgaacttcactttttgGATcggggtagagcaattgaacccagcgcatgaattcttctgttgtcgtaaagcgtaccagatgagttcgtgtggcacacggtcaaacgctttctctagatccagcaatacaatgtaaagaaggcgatgcttctcacggtgtttctccatgagtaaccgtgcagcgtgtattgcgtcagtagttccgcagtttttgacaaatccggtttgattcacggttatttcagtaGGGCGAATATCTAGTTATGATAATTTTTAACAGATGatggcaaagtagttttctagtaaagtgttttCATGCCTCTAGAACTAGACTGACTTTGAGGGCAGATTTCCGGTCCATTTATAGTTTAGtactacgcaatccagtgatacgagcctacgtaaagcaagtaacgtaattagtgacgagtacgaatagcgaagaacgtaacaattggtgacagcggtgtGATTACGTAAAGGaaatcgtaacaattggtgataGTGACGGGATTACGTAAAAGCAAATTCGTAAcaataagtatactccgcagagaatcttgaaaaatgatcgggccaaactactgtgggatcacactattccCACCGACGACAATAGACCCAatttagttctgcttctcaaggaagaacgaacgtgcttcataatcgatgtagtcgTACCCTTGGCcaggaacactgttgaaaaacagcatggAAAAATTCAGAACTACGACCCTtaggcggacgatatgaagaaGACTTGGGGACtacaaaaaaccgaaatagtcccAGTCGTGATTTCAGCGACGGAATTAGTATgggaaaatttacataaatcgCTGGAAACACTCGTTGTTAGGGCTGGACTATGTAGAGATGCAAAAACCGGTTATCCttacaacctgtgctatagtccgaagagtcttgTCCGGTAACAGTCTGGCTTAGTGGGCTCTAGGGTTGATTCGTACCGTTTTCGATTTACATCAATATGCCTCTGAAGTTTATGTCCACCGCgtcactgcttgaagtgtttgcgacaagcgggatgtagcaatacattttcgcatggtcgcaaaCACTGTGTTGAAATGCATAATCGCTGTGATACGGGCCTttagatgttgccttcagcccattattaggttggtcgcccTCGGTCTGATTTGGCGGGAAGAGGGCCCGTGggtttttttaactatatacataaagcagtgtataggacgctgggCGTTGGATGTACCGTGTAACAGTATccacaacaaaaacaaagaggagtggttggAGGACGCTTATTAGATGAACaggcagagacacgaaacggttttgatacatccgccacactacgaactttgcttttcggatcgtggtagagtaattttatccagcgcacgagttcttctggtactaagtttTGCCGCGGAacgtaccagatgagtttgtgtggtacacggtcaaatctctagatccaaaaagaatttaaaaaggGCGCTggagttcttgacaaactcgatttgattcacggttatttgaacaatgTCGCGAATATGGTTATCAAGATTGCGTtccaaaatcttcatgatatggaacaacaaccggatcggatggtaatttgaacactatgctggactacctttctgttTCCATATTGCAACggtcgtgctttcttgccaTTCAGATGGTGGTTTGGCTTCCCCAATAACcctattgaagaattcactaagcGCATATATCATTTCGCCTTCcggagggctcttgcgagttccttggtctttccagtGTGGGTACCAATATCTAGCATGTTGCTTGAAACTATCCTAAAATCGGTGTTCTTTTTGTTTGCCAATACACATATAACCAAACGTAAAAACGTAAAAATGATCAGAATTTAATTTACATACTCTATGAAATATTTTATCACAAATAAATTCACTATAGTTTTCAAAACACAAGAAAACGGTATATAAAATCCAAGTTCACAATGTGGATAAGTAAAAAAAAGTTATCccccatatttaaaaaaatataaagtgaTAGTATTCTTTAAATAACCACCTTTTATTAGTAAATCTTCATGTAATAAGGAAACAGGCGGTTCACTAAAAGTATACGAGTATATGTAAAGCAAGTTGAAAACGGGAGTTCGGCGCTCCAAGTACGAACGGTTTTGCATATTTCTATTAAAAGAACATTTGAGTATAGAACAGTTACATTTGTACGTAGTTTGTACAATATATGCATTGAGCATATCAGACTACCCACTTTAAAGTGATGGCATTCAGtgtttttttggtttggtgAATTTACATAAAAGGGAACTTTGAGCTTGATGGGGACGTTCACCAAACCAACCCAAGAgccaatctgaaaagaaaacaagaggctgccactacatgGCGCCTAGGcctaccctccataccgatatctattcaaataaagttatatatcggactattactaacaaaattataataggtcaaattgtgGCTCctgtgaaaattgaaaactgaatgtcaatatcacgcgaaagtgaatattctcacataacgtatgcatatattacgtgctaggtactaacgggacaaatgcggagaaattgatctcccatatcgcttcatttgcgtagattttgatctcgtctaagcgtttcgCAGCTACTGTTAGCCCGATAttgtccgcaaagccaatggttgtcacgccgttaggaaggcgcagggtcaacactccatcgtacataataaTTAACCACAGCAAGGGGCCAAAGagagacccctgtggtacgccacACGTTATCGGGAATAAATGCCGAAACAAAATTCCTTTGCGTCCGGAACGCGGATTAGAGAAACTGCGGCCGGCACGCAGCTTCAAAGTAcaatgaaaatttaaagttttgacgaattgatatgttatgatgacgtcacacacgttttagaatacacgaaattcacacaaaatctaaaagtttcaccttctataactttgttaataatagttggattttcttgaaacttgcaaagttatgccttatgttatcctttatgcAAGTGccatagttctagcatgaacttaaggggagcttcCAGCTAAATatgtaaaatatgctaatatttttattattgactttatttgtgcagatatcgaaaaggggtaaattttgaggcctagattttggtTAAATAAACCACTGCGCTTTTTCTTTAGATGTTTCGGTcagataggttttgagaacgagacctgttacgctttctggtggtcatattttgggTCATCACTCTCGTACgattcacccgatatcaaatatgcgtGTGAAGATACCTACCTGACTGAACTGAGTGGTAATGTCACGCGTATCAAATGTACGCAGAAGGGTGATTGCTacggaaaaaaatcgaaatgtcACTAGGTGAGACTCCGGCcatcaaaatgagcagagattcgGTGGTGATAGAATGCAAGGACTTGGATGCAGTCGCCACGAAATACGAGATCTGTGAAGCTTGGCAATCTCAGTCGTGGctacaatcagtgagcgagGTTAAGGTCTACGACTTAAGAAAGCATACGGTGATATAcagatcatcatcaccatcaacgttacaacaaccggtatccaatctaggcttgccttaataaggacctccagacaacccggttttgcgccgaggtccaccaactcaatattcctaaaagctgtctggcgtcctgacctacgccatcgctccatgtcaggcaaagtctgcctcgtcttctttttctaccatagatattgcccttataggctttccgggcttgatcgtcctcatccatgcgaATTAAgagatccgcccaccgtaacctattgagccggattttatgcccaacctgacgatcatgttatcgctcataggtttcgtcgttatatagggtaATTGTACTAATtaaggaattgttctataattaattatacagtacggttgtataatttagtgtttaatgaatgcttatattaaagttatagaactgGTTTTTGTTTAGTGCTGCGCAATCCAGTGATATTTGGGGGTTTTATTTAGAACCCCACTCCCCTTagtttcactcgatatcaaatatggaaacaaaaaaaaatactaattgaggcctttcatttaataccccactggccatattttatgaaagaaaatgttgtaccctccattcacatgtatggcgagcccccttaaacttaacacaaaatggtgctgtatgtaaagggaacaacagatcacatgctctcaccaatttttgtgacaatcggtctagccgtttccgaataaatcgaatctggcagacagacagacagacagacggacagatagacatcgactcgattctaataaggttgtgtttcacacaaaaccttaaaaaacaagtctGGAAGCCGGAAGCTTCATGTAtaaaaggttctgtgtatttcttttatagtaGTATATCATTtgtgcatatgcatatattatgtgagaatatccacattcactcttgaatttgcaaagaagcgacaactttgatttaTAATGACTTTGTtgctaatagtgcgatttccaccaaacttggtagcatcatgctctatgctatggCCTacgttgctgcaaaatttcgcggtgttaggatgaacttaagtaaGCATATTCATACCCGACGCGATCTGTTATAAATTTAGAACCAGCGTAACTTTCTGAGCGGATTTCCGGCCCTTATATACTACGCGGAACTttccagaaaggcatgtaaATACTTTACTAAAAAACTACTTTGCGTCTTTGACAAGATTTTCTTGCCGACATTAGAGTCAATTGTTAACAATTATcgaaactaaatattcgccccaCTATTATACAATTTTgccacataattttccaaaatgattttcgtcacaatagtatatttccacattttagaaatttacccagcaatCCCCCTtgtgtccatcccagaagtacaaaattcagtagtttgacgaaaatccaactattattaacaaagttatagcggatgaaactttgcaattttttgtgaatttcgtgcactctacaacgtgtatgttcatcatcccatatcaattcgtcaataccacaatgaagtgggttcatatgaatgggatcGCAAAGAATTATCTTGTTTTAGTTTATTAGTCATATCAATTACTCAAAACAGACATGtgggtatgtaggtatatagtgtatgcgtgctaatgaagtttacgaGTAGTGTTTAATTCATAGATAGATGTGtaaccgtatttaatatacgtgctatatatgtgcaaatgtatgcttttgtgcacgaagtaactcggaaatgtgggtacgatcaatttatatacatacgcGTATATATATTGTCGTAAACACGCTAAACACAAAAGCAGGCGCTGGGCTGACGGATCGGGTTGACACTGACACTGACTGTTCAGGAGCAAGAGATGCAGCGTCGGGAAAAGGAATTGGAAGCAACTGTGCGACGACCAGCTGAAGCAGAAAAATACCGACTAGAGAAAATTGCGGAAGCGAATAGAAATAGAGTGATTTTGGAAGCGCAAGAAAAAGCAAAATGGTGAGCGAGAATGTCGTATGTGCGAAATTAGTATAACCGCGATTAAATTGAAACAGTAAAATAAAGTGTGTGtgtaaataaaacggaaaatagtGTTTTTAATCCAAACGAACCCAGAACGCATATAACATTGGTGTCAGAAGTGggattaaaaacaaaaagtgaCTGTGAGTGACTCTGaactgtgtgaaaaaaaaaacagagcagTGTAAATAGTCGGAAATGCCGCGAGATATTTATTCGCTTAAGGTGAGTGAGCTAAAGGCTGAGCTCGCGAAACGAGGATTGCCGACGCGAGGTAATAAAGCCAGCCTTTTAGCGGAATTAATAGAAGCCCTCACGAACGAAGGATTCGACCCGGATACCTACGAATtcccggaagcgaaagaattatCGGATGACTCGGAAACTGAACAATCCCCCGAGCAGGCGCCAACCAAAACCGacaaaataatggaaatgcTGTCAGCTATGACATCGACGATGAATCAACGACTCGAGCAACAAACTGTATCGATAAATTCAATGACATCAGCGATGAATCAACGATTCGAGGAgcaatcaacatcaataacagcaTCGATAAATCAACGCCTCGAAGAACAAACTGTGTCGATGAATCAACGATTCGAGGAGCAGGCAACAAAGACGACGGTTATTACAGATCAACTGGCGAAAATCGATTCGAGGTTCTGCGAAGTCCGCTAGGAAATCCGGAAAACGGAAGAAGGCCTAAATGACAAAATCGAGAAAGTCGACAAACGAACGTTGCAGCTCAAGGAGGAAGTTGATGACAGAATCAAGGAACTAACCCAGCGGCTCGAGGGAATGCAGCAGAATGGTAGCGTGACAATTGAACGAGCAGCGGTAAAGAGCCTGAAAACCCCAATATTCGACGAACAAATTCCATGGGGCGTATACAAAACGCAATTCGAAGCAGCCGCCATTCATAACCGCTGGACCGACGAGGAGCGGGCGACCGCGTTGGTATTGGCATTAAAAGGACCAGCTGCCGCTATCCTCCAAACACTTCCTGCAGAGAAACAGAAGCATTATGGTGCTCTTATCACAACCTTGGAGACTCGATACGGTGACAGCAACCTAATCTCCGTCTATCGATCTCAGCTACGAGGACGAGTGCAGAAGCCTGGTGAAACACTTCAGGAACTTGCCCAGGATATCGAGAGGCTGGCACTTCTTGGCTAGCCAGAGAGTCCGGAAAGCCGCACCGTGCAAGGAGTCGAAGCTTTCATCAATGCTTTACGAGACCCCGAGCTGAAACATGCCGTGACGATGGCCGAACAGAGAAATTCTGTCCAACAGGCGCTCTCGTACAGCCTACGCTACCTAGCCAGCAGAGAGGAGTGCAAAACCGCTGCAAAAGTTCGAGAGGTAGCTGAAGAACGGGTTCACGACTGCGAGTGTCGACGAGCCGAAATTTTAAAGGAGTCATCGGCAGCAGGAGCACCAAGATGCTGGAATTGTGGAGAAAAGGGTCACCTAAAACGTGACTGTAAAAAGCCACAACGGGCATACTTCTGCCAACATTGTGCAGCTATGCGCAGACGAACGGCGCGCAATTCTGCCTCTCCCGTCGAGGAAGCGGGAAACGAGTAAAAGCCAATTTCGTGGGGCAGAAGTTGGCTAATAGAATCGGTGGCCCCGACGACAACACCATCATAATCGCCCGTCTTCACAAAAACGATCATGACTTGAGCTTAAGCGGACGGATCAACGGCGAATGGCGAGTTATAACTATCGACACTGGCGCAATGAAGTCGATTCTGAGGCCAGACATAGCGAATGTGAGGTTATTTGGATCCAGTAACTACGTGCTTAGAACAGCGACAGGGGAAGCAATACCAGTACTAGGAGAGGTCAACCGAAAGGTTCAGCTTGGCGACCTGGAATTCAGGCACGATTTCCTAGTGGCGAATATTACTGACGAATGCATCATCGGAATGGATTTCCTCAAAGTGCACGACTTCTCACTCGACTTCAAAGAGCGACTCCTTAAGTGGCAGAACGTCGAAGTTCCGATAGAAATCACACATATGGAAGCTAAAAGGCTGCGAGTGATCGTAGACAGCAATGCTGACGCATTATCTCGACGGCCTTGTCCACAGGATTGCAAACATTGTTGGAAGACGGAACACAAGGCGACCGAAATCGAAGTCAACGCGTTAGCGGTGGAACCAGAAATTGGATGGTCTGCGGAAGAAATACGCAAGGCTCAATTGGACGACGAGGACATCGGTTTAATCATTACAGCGAAGGAAAAGAGCCAGCGTCCTGCCTGGGCGGATATATCGGACAAAAGCGCCACGTTGAAGAGCTACTGGGCACAATGGGACtccctgcatattgaaaatggtGTCCTGAAACGGAAATGGGAATCACCGGACGGTCAGCAACATCGGATGCAGCTACTACTTCCACGTTCCAGGGTAAAGGAAGTACTGGCAGAACTGCACGAAGGCGCAACCGGAGGACATTTAGGTGTCAACAAAACTTCGGCGAAGGTTCGTGAGCGTTTCTACTGGATGCACGCGCGAGAAGACGTTGAAGACTGGTGCCGTAAATGCCATGCATGCGCGTCTGTCAAAAGCCCAAAACACAAACCTCGTGGAAAAATGCAGCTCTACAATGTGGGGGTACCCTTCGAGCGTATCGCCATCGATGTCGCAGGACCATTCCCGGAAACAAATGGTGGTAACCGTTACACTTTAGTGATCTCGGACTATTTCAGCAAATGGCCTAAAGTATACGCAATCCCGAACCAAGAAGCAACCACGATTGCCGAACAGCTGGTGTTCAATTGGATAAGCCGTTACGGGGTCCCGAACGAAATCCATTCGGACCAAGGAAGGAATTTCGAGTCGCAGATATTCAGCGAAATGTGCAACTTGTTAGGAATTCGAAAAACTCGCACGACACCGTTACACCCTCAATCGGACGGCATGGTCGAAAGATTCAACAAGACCCTCAAGGACCATCTTGCCAAGGTCGTTAGCGAGAATCAACGCGATTGGGACCGCCATATTCCCATATTCTTGATGGCTTACCGATCAGCAGAACACTCGACAACCGGGGAGTCGCCCGACACAGTAATTTTTGGAAACAATATCCGGATGCCAGCCGATCTGAAATTCGGAACACCGCCGGGATATTCAGGCATCATGTCGGAGTACGTTAGCGAactgaaaaacaaattgaattatGTACACCACTTGGTAAGGAAACGGTTACGAATTACCAGCGACCGCATGAAGACACGGTACGACAGGCGGGCTAATACCGCAGGTTTCCAGGCTGACGATCTGGTGTGGCTCTACAACCTGAAACGACAAAAAGGTTTATCACCGAAACTACAAGCGGACTGGGAAGGGCCGTACCTGGTGATTACCCACATCAATGACGTCGTTTATCGTATTCAACGGCACGGAAAACCGAGAGCGAAGATGAAAGTGGTACATATCGACCGTCTGGCACCATATACGGCTAACGACCCAACACATTAGAAGCGGCACCCTTTCGGGGCGAAAGgactaaagggggggggggtagtgTCGTAAACACGCTAAACACAAAAGCAGGCGCTGGGCTGACGGATCGGGTTGACACTGACAGGTTTGACAAGTTCCACACGAACAGGCAGAACAAATGCAGGTGAAGGTGGTCGAACGCACACAGGAGATTGCTGTTCAGGAGCAAGAAATGCAGTGTCGGGAAAAGGAATTGGAAGCAACTGTGCGACGACCAGCTGAAGCAGAAAAATACCGACTAGAGAAAATTGCGGAAACGAATAGAAATAGAGTGATTTTGGAAGCGCAAGAAAAAGCAAAATGGTGAGCGAGAATGTCGTATGTGCGAACGTGTCGCCGAGAGTGCGAAATTAGTATAACCGCGATTAAATTGAAACAGTAAAATAAAGTGTGTGtgtaaataaaacggaaaatagtGTTTTTAATCCAAACGAACCCAGAACGCATATAACAATATGTACAGTACAGTACAGGATTTTGTATTGGATTAggaagctatatacggatagaaaattgtgtattgaacatTTGCATTTAAGATGTACCCGAAGCGCGGgattccggtatcccgactttgATTAGATCCAGCAAGTCCACCGTAACTGGCGCCCGAGCAGAAGAAATTATTttccaaataccgatatttcgggaaccaccacCATCAATGCcaacccttcatcagtgctaacaagtctgctcatcagtgggtttattagctatatttatactaatctaaatctataatactattctaattatggctaaattagtttttaaagacTTATATATAAATcctgagaaaaaaaatatttaattacattttaaagacttatttgtctatcctgaaagaagaagaggtttttaattagtttttttttggaagttttttttaaataatggtgAATAGCAATTGCTTAGATCTGAATTCAGTCTAGTGTCTACCGGCTGTTTGCTAACGAATAAGCTTTCATAGGCGTCCAGCTAGTTAATTTTCCTTACCTGTTTTAACACTTTCAAATCGTCGGTGCTTATTTTATGGCCCCATTCCACCATATGtttagccaccatagattttgtaggttttcgAGAGTACTTGATAGCCAACTTTGCCTCCTTCGTATGCTTCCTAAATCTAGTAGTTACCAGCcttttcgtttgtccgatatacaccttcggacaatctgagtAGGCGACTTTATATATATCGCTcatctcctctaccgttttGCGGTCCTTTTATCTagccagctgggattttagctggtagatacaaCTTGACTCTATCAGTTACACATCGAACCTTTTCAAAGTCCGTTTTATATGGTTGGACAAATTTGAAAAGGTGACACTTCATCTTTGTAATGCGGTAGAAGTCGATTCTTGGGTGTACAATGTAGTGAGATTACTACATTCTATCCTTCGTGATTGTCTCCTGATCGTCATGTCTATGGTAGTGCTGTTATGCCCGTTATTCCTTGCAGTGTCCATAATATAGAGTTTTTCGCTCTggtagtcttcctctgtgagtgGGATTGTTTGAAGGCAGTGGATCATGCTGGTAACTATGGAACGAAGTGACCGGGATTGTCCGCTGTGTGCTGGTGAGTTTcctgtaaatagaaaaaaagaattacccgttttgacgtttgattaaaATATCTAAGAAAGGCGTGTCCGGATACACTCAGCTAgcaattagagcacaaggctatcgtacggaaggtcgcggttcaaatctcactggtggcagtggaatttgtatcatggtTTGacatcgaataccagtcgactcagctgtgaaatgagtacctgagtcaaatcagggtaataatctcgggcgagtgcaatgctaaggtcggcgtcattcttagaagcccgaaaatttttccgcagtgcatgtttcaggcgaatgttgtTAAGAACCTCCGTTGGGAACCAAGTTGGGAACGAATGTCTGCTTGCCTActggaagaagggacataaaaTAGAGGAGATTGAACAGGATATCGTAAAAGGTGTTTAGAACTTGATCACATGTTCAGTtggttaatatatgtacccagttgaaagacgctaaagctgagttcagaccgttaAAATTGGATTTGCAGAAGTTGAAATTAGTAGGTTTACGCTCGGTTCTGGAGTTtaaacgagggagctccgctccAAATTCAAGCGGGTgatggtgagcgtcagtttggacaaacggggatgtgcaaggaaataaagatggGTGGCCGAGGTTGGAAAGAAAGAGATGGAGAATGCGGCCCAagaagtttttggtggtattaaaattcagggcagagcaagtgttcataaaggaaaaaagtagaagggaagaatgggagaggttgttggaaggaattagaAGACTAGAATGATTAGATTAGTGGGGCATTGGGAGgctaaaatctccgcaaaggaagaaagggagagaaGGGAATCTAACAGTAAGGtgttcagacaaactgccaaACAATTGTTcctacaggtgagaagggcaagcacatGGGACGTAtaaacaagatacaatgaacaggAGGAAGTTGGGTGGGGaggcacgaagagcaacacagtcaaaagggaagccagaggagCGGAAGACGAGTTCGGCAGGGAGTATACCTtctattgcaattaggaccccaccaccggtggacttacgagatgcatcccggACCCtctcacaacggaaagtggactACCTTTCGGGGAGTTCGGAGtttcggagtttaatatggcatcgtccagccagctTTCGGAGAAACAGATGGCATGGCATTGCTGAGCctgcgcggataaattgaaggccccacCTTGGTTCT of Hermetia illucens chromosome 4, iHerIll2.2.curated.20191125, whole genome shotgun sequence contains these proteins:
- the LOC119653975 gene encoding uncharacterized protein LOC119653975; protein product: MPRDIYSLKVSELKAELAKRGLPTRGNKASLLAELIEALTNEGFDPDTYEFPEAKELSDDSETEQSPEQAPTKTDKIMEMLSAMTSTMNQRLEQQTVSINSMTSAMNQRFEEQSTSITASINQRLEEQTVSMNQRFEEQATKTTVITDQLAKIDSRFCEVR